Part of the Chrysiogenia bacterium genome, GCCTTGGCGCAAAGACCGTTGTGAGCAAACATGGCGGCGCGCCCTGCGCCGATGTCCCCGTCGACGAAGGCGACACCGTGAAGTTCGGCGCCTGCACGATCGAGGTGCGCTCGACACCCGGTCACACCAACGGCTGCGTGACCTATGTGACCGGTGACAAGTCCATGGCCTTTACCGGCGACGCGCTGCTCATCCGCGGCTCGGGCCGCACCGACTTCCAGCAGGGCAATTCACGCAAGCTCTACCACTCGGTGCGCGAGAAGATATTCACGCTGCCCGATGAGACGAAGCTCTACCCCGGGCACGACTACAAGGGCCGCACGGTCACGACGGTTGGCGAGGAAAAAAAGTTCAACGCGCGCCTGGGGCTGGACAAGAGCGAGGACGACTTCGTGGAGATCATGAAGAATCTCAAACTCGCGCAGCCCAAAAAGATTCAGGAATCGGTCCCCGAGAACCTGCGTTGTGGTCTTCCCGCGCCGGTCACGGGCGAGCCGCTGGAGAAGGCATGGGCTCCGCTTAGCCGAACGCCCGAGGGGCTTGCAGAGGTGCAGGCCGCCTGGGTGAAGGATCACGGCGAGGAAGTGCGCCTCATCGATGTGCGCGGTCCCGATGAATACACCGGCGAGCTCGGTCACATCCCCGGGGCGGAGAACGTCCCGCTGGAAACGCTTGAAGCCGCCGCGAAGGACTGGGATCGCGAGATGCCGGTCGTCACGATCTGCCGCTCGGGCAAGCGTTCGCTCAGCGCGGCAGATACGCTGGAGAAAATGAACTTCGTGCGCGTCGCCTCCATGGCCGGCGGCATGATTCGTTGGGACGACCAGGGCTTTCCCGCCGAGAGTGTGAGCGCGCCCGATGCGAACTAGGAATTCCCGCAATCCATGAGCGCTCTGGCAAGAATCGTCCCCGCCGCGGGCTGGCTTCGCGAGTATCGCCGGGCCGACCTGCGCGGGGATCTTTCGGCCGGGCTGACGGTTGCCGTCATGCTCGTCCCGCAGTCCATGGCCTACGCCATGCTGGCGGGGCTGCCGCCCATCGTGGGGCTTTATGCCTCGGTGGCGCCGCTCGTGATCTATGCGCTCTTTGGCAGCTCGCGCCAGCTTGCCGTGGGTCCAGTGGCCCTCGATTCGCTCCTGGTTGCCGCGGCCATTGCACCGATCGTTCAGGGCGCGGGCGGCGGCATCGCGCTGTATGTGCAGCTCGCGGTGATGCTCGCGCTCATGGTGGGCGTGATCGAGCTCATCATGGGCGCCGCGCGCCTTGGCTTCATCGTGAACTTCCTCTCGAACCCGGTGATCAGCGGCTTTACCAGTGCCGCCGCGCTGGTGATCGGCCTGAGCCAGCTCAAGCACCTGCTGGGCATTGACCTGCCGCGCAGCGCGCGCTTCCACACGCTGGCGCTGGAGGCGGCAAGCCGCCTTGGCGAAGCACATGGGGCAACGGCGCTGATCGGCGTTGCTGCCATTGTGTTGCTCGTCGCGCTCAAAAAGTGGAAGCCCGCATTTCCCGCGCCGCTGGTGGCCGTCGCGACCGGCACGCTCGCCGTGTGGGGGCTGGGACTTGCCGACGCGGG contains:
- a CDS encoding MBL fold metallo-hydrolase, with product LGAKTVVSKHGGAPCADVPVDEGDTVKFGACTIEVRSTPGHTNGCVTYVTGDKSMAFTGDALLIRGSGRTDFQQGNSRKLYHSVREKIFTLPDETKLYPGHDYKGRTVTTVGEEKKFNARLGLDKSEDDFVEIMKNLKLAQPKKIQESVPENLRCGLPAPVTGEPLEKAWAPLSRTPEGLAEVQAAWVKDHGEEVRLIDVRGPDEYTGELGHIPGAENVPLETLEAAAKDWDREMPVVTICRSGKRSLSAADTLEKMNFVRVASMAGGMIRWDDQGFPAESVSAPDAN